TGAAATTGCAGTCGTGAAAAAGATACTCTCGAACATCCCGCCGCCTAACGCGCCGTCGACCGTCAGAAAGAAGGGGTCGAGCAAAACGCTGGTCGACACCGGCGCGATGGTCGGAGCGGTCACGCATCGCGTTTCCGTGGAGGGGGAGATGATCGTCGGGGAGGTCGGGATCTTCGATCCTGCGATCGCTGAGTACGCAGCATACAACGAGTTCGGGACGAGGAGGATTCCTGCGCGCCCGTTCCTGCGAAGCACGTGGGAGGAGAACGTTGAGAAAGTATCCAGCAAGCTGCTCAGCGCGTTTGGGGACGGCGTGGCAGCCGAATGGTCGAAGTGAAGTGATGTAATATGGCGAGGAAGCTGTTCGCATACCGCGATGGAACCGACGAGCAGCGCGCGCTCGTATGCAACGACGCCGGCGCGCTGAAAGTGTCTATGGCCGGGATGGACTACCGAGCGCGGGTGCAGGTGGTCGACCCGTTCGCAGACCCGCTTGTGGTGAGCAGCGCGCAGCCGCTTGTAGAGAAGGCTCTGCCGGAGGGATACACAGCAGGATCTGTGTATACGTTCCGAGTGGTATACAAGAACGTCGACGTATACCCGAAGACTGTGCTAGTCCGCGTCATAGGGAAGAATGCGGACGGTGATGTTTACTTCCAGATGTATCGCAGTCCGAGCGAGGTGATGGCGCCCGTGCTCGATAACTGCACGTGAAGTTTATGTTTTGCATGTTAACAAGGTAGAAAGAGGAGCGGGATATGGCAGCAACAGTAACGATAGTCGAAGCGAACGGCCCGACGGGCAGCCCGACCTGGTCGCCTGTCACAACCGTGAGGTACTGCACAGCAGACACGTACAACCCTGGGAACTCGTATCCGTGCGTAGTTCCGACGAGCGGGTACAACTACAGCTACTGGAAGCACCTCGCGGCCGAGTTCTCCGGTACGTTCACGCAGCTCAGCAACTGGCGCTGGTACGGGCCGGGAACGATCAAGTCGACATGGCAGCTTGGAAGTGGCGGTATGCTCCTGCTCGCTCGCAGGGACGCCGGGGATCATGGTTGTCCCGCTGCGAACTACGCGCAGGCGACCGGGACGCAGGGCCAGACCGGGCATTACCTGAAAGACGCGACGAACGGGCACCCGTACTACAAGACGCAGACGATAGACCCTGGGGACGCTGACTCGTACACGTCAGCGAACCCGTTTCCGTTCGATTCCACAACATACACCTCGGCTGGCAGGACGAAGTCGCTCGTGTCGCAGCTCCGTATCGGGGTTGGCGCTGTCCAGGGCGAGAAAGCGACGCTGACCGGCACGATTATCTGGGACGAGATCTGAGCAGTCTCCAGGCCGGGCTGTGGTGCAGAGCATCCCAGCAGACGCCATAGCCCGGCCTGTGAAGCCAGCCCTGTCGCTGGCGGGCCGGTGGTGAGCGATGCAGACGCTGACGCATCAGACTGTCCTGAGGTATTTCTGGGCGCGCGTACTGGAGGATGGCGAGACTGCAGAGTGTCAGTTTGACCTCGACACTGGGGAGCAGAGGTACTGGTACCCGTGCGCTGGAAGATACAGTAAGCTGATGTGGGTGCCGTTTGACGAAAGACTCGCACGGCTGGTCGCAGCGCAGGGCGAGCGCGTCGAAGTCGGCGCCGGGCCGGCGATCGAAGTCGAGCTCGACCCGTACAGGGTGCACGAAGAGATCGTACCGCAACCGACTGCGAGAATGTTCTGGGGCTGCACGTATGGGTTCCGGAGAGAGAAGTACATCGGCGACCGTCCCGTGATGTACCTGGAGCAGCACCTGCGTGTCGTCGAATACATACACTGTCACGAGTGCGGGAACGACTACGAGCTCACAGCCGACACTAAGAGCCAGTGCCCGCAGTGCGGCGCCCGCGACTGGTGGCTCTGCAGGAGGTGTGGCGAAGTCGAGCTGGGACAGTACGTCTGCAAATGTGGGTTCATGTACGAGCGAGAAGGCCCTTACACGGGAGTCCAGGTGGTCTGTCCTGCCTGCGGAGCGACCGACCTGCTGCCTGTCGGGATAAGGAAGAGCGACGATGCCTGCCTAAAGCTTCCCGACGGACAGGCGCTCTGTAAAGACTGCCTCGACAGAAACATGCGGTACGGGCTTGAGAGAGTGATCGTTCTTGAGCGCCGGCTTTTCTCGTGGCTGGAGACGAAGTACGTCGCCGGGTACGAGGACGGGCCTGAGCTGGTGGTGTCAGACGAGGGGATCAGACTGCGTCGCGGTGGTGGTTGCGCATGGTGAACATCATAGTGGGCTGGTCGAAATCGTATGACCCGCCACTGCCATGGCGCGTGCTGAACGACTACAACGGGAAGTACATCAAGTTCACGTCCGACCCAGGGTACGCGACGCAGCAGGGCGGAAGCGATACGCACACGCACACGCTGTCGATTACGTCGATCGGGCCGCCGAGTACTGGCCGTATCGGTGGTTCTTATTCAGAAGTCGCAAAATACTCACACACCCATCCGCTTGGGACATACTCCGTAGGTGCCGCATCGAACGCCATACCGTATTTCACGTTCCGGCTGATATACGCAGACCTGTCGACGCTTGAGAGCCCTGCGAACAGGTTCCTGCCAGAAGGCGCGATAGTATTCGCAGAGTCTACAATCGACTGTAGCGAACTGACGCGACTGTCAAGCGCGGACGAGTATTACGCAAAAGCAGATAGCACGTATGCGAGCACCGGCGGGTCTCTGGCACACACGCATTCAGTCACGTTTAATCTCGGCGCGTCACCAGCGTCTGGGTGGGATGCGCACCATGTATCTTACGGGCCAAGCAATGTTGCTCATAAAAACCACGCACATCCCAACAACGTATCAGTCACGTCCACATCCGGCAACCTCTCCCCACGGACGCTGACAACACGGTGGTACCTAGTGAACACCAACACCAACCGCCTGCTCGCTGGTATCGTCTGCCTGTTCGATGGCACGCCATCTAGCAACTGGAGCATCCTGACTGGATGGAATGGAGGGTTCTTGAAGTCAGGCGGACAAAATGCTGCTATTAGCGAAGGAAGCGCACATACACACACAGCGAGTGCTACATCCAGCGCGAGCGACCCTGGTGGGTTCAGGTACACTCAATCAGGGACAGAGACTGCTGGAGGTAATCACACACACAACGTCACGCTAAGTCTCGCATCGGCGTCGCCTGAGCCGCCCTACGTGCAGCTGGTTCCGGCGAAGCTGAACGTGACGCTGGTGCAGCAGCAGACGCGCTCGCAGACGTACAATATCGGGCTGTACATGAAGGCAGTGCGCTCCAGCGACCACCAGATCTCGACCCGTCTCAGGGTTGCACAGTCTGCGATGTACGACATGGGCACCCGCGCGATGGCGACGTTCACGCAGGATCACGGGATGCGAACCGATGTCATGGTCATGCGTAGCACGTCGCATAACCTGTCGACGAGATTCAAGACGCGCCGGTTCGTCGCCCACATGGCCGCCGTCACGCTGAAGTCGTATGCTACACCGTATGAATTCACGACCAGACTGATCCGGACGGCGATCGAGCCGCCGCCCGTGATAGATACGCTGTACCGCTCTTTCATCGAGGAGCTGAACTGGACGTACCAGCAGCTCCAGAAGCTGGACGCTGCGAGAAACATCGACGCGAACGTCGGGAGCGACCTCGATGAGAAGTGGGGGCGGGTGTACGGAATTCCGAGACTGACTGCGAACTCGAAGGGGATCGCGACGCTGTACAACCACGGGCCGTACCGCAGGGTCGTCAGGATCTCCAGCAGTCAGCCATACGCCGATTTCGAGCAGAAGCTTGAGCTCGACCTGAGCGACGAGCTGAACAGTGGGATTGTCAGGCAGGATCTGACCGACCTTGTGGTCGTCGACGAGTTCGGGAACGCGCTGTCTCACTACGTCGAGTCGTTCACCGGCGGTACTGCGACGGTGTGGGTGAAGATACCGTTCGTCGACGCGGGCGAGACAGAGCTGTACGTCTACTTCGGGAGTCCGCTGATGGTGAACCGCTCGCAGCCCGACGAATTCAGCCAGTTCCCCAATCCGCTGGAGTACGAAGTTTTTGGCACTGAGTTCGTGGGCTGTGTACACGACGAGCAGATCAGGGACGAGTCGACTGCATACGACGAGACGGACGACGAGTACCGCGCGCGCCTGAAGACGTACATGAGCGCGACCACCGGGAGCGGGACGATCGACGCCTGCCAGAAAGTCGTTGACACGATCGTGGGGAAGCAGGGTGCGACTGAAGTCACGTCCAGATATCCAGCGATCGCGGAGATCAGGTTCCGCGACTTCGACGCCATGGTGCGAGCGAAGCAGCTCAGGTGGCTGGTCTACGACGCTCTGAGCCGAGCGCTGGCGGCGGGAGTGACGCCGGAGCTGTACACGCCCGTGACGTGGTACTGGTACACGACGTACCTGCGGGGCCAGAACTGGCGGGACTACGAGATGACCGCCGCGCTGATCAAAAAGCTCAGCACGTCCCACTCGATGTGGACGAAGCTCGTAGCGAGTAAAGCCGCAAACTTCAGTCTGGCAGCCTCCCTGCGGGACGTACTGAGAAAATCGCTGTACATGAACGCGCGCCTGATGGCGGTCGGATCGAGACCAGCCCCGATGAGCTCGCGGGTGAGGGCGACGCTGAGCGCGAACGCAGACATGTCCTCACGGGTGAAGGCAGTCAGAGAAGTCTCTCACACGCTGAGGGCTGGCGTGCTGAAGACCTGCGTTTCAAACGTGGATCTCGATACAGCCCTGCTCGCAACCCGTGCGCGGTCGCTGCCTCTCATGCTGACGCTTGTCACGCAGCCGAAAGTCACACACTCGCTATCGGCGGCACTGTTCGCGTATGATATCCGACGAACGTACCCCTTCGCTGCCAGGGTGATGAAAGTCGAGACCAGGCAGATCGATATTGGGTCGGTGGTATCGAATAACTGGTGTATGCCACTTGATATCTATGGATCGAATGAGGATCTGTACGAATGGGAGCAGAAGATCAAGATAGATTTCAAGGACAGGTACTTCAGAGTCTACAAATGTGCGTTCCTGGACGAGAACAACAACGAGCTGCCATGGGTGCTCGAAGGTGAACCCGAAGGAACCGTATACACGTTCTGGGTGAAGATCCCTTACGTCCCAGCCAGAGGGGTTGTCAGGATATATCTCGCGCACGGCGATGCGTTCGCAGATGACCAGAAACCCGAAGAGTTTGGCGAGTACCCCACAGAACAACTCGTGGTGGCATGTGACAATATCGTCCCGATCTACATCGAAAACTGGCAGATGTACCTAACCATCTTCGGAACCGATGAAGACCTGTACGAATGGGAGCAGAAGATCAAGATAGATTTCAAGGACAGGTACTTCGACATAGAGAAGTGCAACCTCACATACGAGAACGGGCAGGACGTAGAGTGGGCTGTCGAAGACACGCATGAAGGGAACGTATA
The window above is part of the Methanothrix sp. genome. Proteins encoded here:
- a CDS encoding DUF2341 domain-containing protein codes for the protein MQLVPAKLNVTLVQQQTRSQTYNIGLYMKAVRSSDHQISTRLRVAQSAMYDMGTRAMATFTQDHGMRTDVMVMRSTSHNLSTRFKTRRFVAHMAAVTLKSYATPYEFTTRLIRTAIEPPPVIDTLYRSFIEELNWTYQQLQKLDAARNIDANVGSDLDEKWGRVYGIPRLTANSKGIATLYNHGPYRRVVRISSSQPYADFEQKLELDLSDELNSGIVRQDLTDLVVVDEFGNALSHYVESFTGGTATVWVKIPFVDAGETELYVYFGSPLMVNRSQPDEFSQFPNPLEYEVFGTEFVGCVHDEQIRDESTAYDETDDEYRARLKTYMSATTGSGTIDACQKVVDTIVGKQGATEVTSRYPAIAEIRFRDFDAMVRAKQLRWLVYDALSRALAAGVTPELYTPVTWYWYTTYLRGQNWRDYEMTAALIKKLSTSHSMWTKLVASKAANFSLAASLRDVLRKSLYMNARLMAVGSRPAPMSSRVRATLSANADMSSRVKAVREVSHTLRAGVLKTCVSNVDLDTALLATRARSLPLMLTLVTQPKVTHSLSAALFAYDIRRTYPFAARVMKVETRQIDIGSVVSNNWCMPLDIYGSNEDLYEWEQKIKIDFKDRYFRVYKCAFLDENNNELPWVLEGEPEGTVYTFWVKIPYVPARGVVRIYLAHGDAFADDQKPEEFGEYPTEQLVVACDNIVPIYIENWQMYLTIFGTDEDLYEWEQKIKIDFKDRYFDIEKCNLTYENGQDVEWAVEDTHEGNVYSFWIKMPLVPARSVTRIRLRHGAAFVSNRTTMDIFEEYPDPLAVECGPIKPIYQVG